One segment of Bacteroides caecimuris DNA contains the following:
- a CDS encoding OmpH family outer membrane protein, translated as MNRMNYLMNGLAALAFIVLFSQCAGKTDNQTTSTPAQANAELSGMKIAYVEIDTLLAKYNFCIDLNEAMVKKSENVRMTLNQKATSLNKEKQDFQKKVENNAFLSQDRAQQEYNRLVKLEQDLQELSNKLQNGLMEENNKNSLQFRDSINAFLKEYNKTHGYSLIFSNTGFDNLLYADSAFNITKEIVDGLNARYSPVKK; from the coding sequence ATGAATAGAATGAACTACCTCATGAACGGTTTGGCTGCTCTTGCATTTATCGTTTTATTTTCACAATGTGCTGGCAAAACTGACAATCAAACTACAAGTACTCCGGCGCAGGCTAATGCCGAACTGTCAGGAATGAAAATTGCCTATGTTGAAATAGATACGCTGCTTGCCAAATACAATTTCTGTATTGACTTGAATGAGGCGATGGTAAAGAAGAGCGAAAACGTTCGTATGACATTGAATCAGAAGGCTACTTCTTTGAACAAGGAAAAACAAGACTTCCAGAAGAAAGTAGAAAACAATGCTTTCCTGTCACAAGATAGAGCACAGCAAGAATATAACCGTCTGGTGAAGTTGGAACAAGACTTGCAAGAGTTGAGCAACAAACTTCAGAATGGTTTGATGGAAGAGAACAACAAGAATAGCTTGCAGTTCCGCGATTCTATCAACGCTTTCCTGAAAGAATATAATAAAACTCACGGATATAGCTTGATTTTCAGCAACACAGGGTTTGATAACCTGCTTTATGCTGACAGCGCTTTTAATATCACAAAAGAAATTGTTGACGGATTGAATGCAAGATATTCACCTGTGAAGA
- a CDS encoding aminoacyl-histidine dipeptidase, which yields MEKKDLKPTGVFKYFEEICQVPRPSKKEEKMIAYLKAFGAKHNLETKVNEAGNVLIKKPATPGKENLQTVVLQSHIDMVCEKNNDVQHDFLTDPIETEIDGEWLKAKGTTLGADNGIGVATELAILADDSIEHGPLECLFTVDEETGLTGAFALQEGFMSGDILLNLDSEDEGEIFIGCAGGIDSVAEFTYKEVEVPAGYFFFKVEVKGLKGGHSGGDIHLGRGNANKILNRFLSRMAARHDLYLCEINGGNLRNAIPREAYAICAVPEDAKHDVRTELNIFTSEMEDELSVVEPDLKLVLESEAPRKMAIDQDTTTRLLKALYAAPHGVYAMSQDIPGLVETSTNLASVKMKPNHVIRIETSQRSSILSARNDMANTVRAVFQLAGANVTFGEGYPGWKPNPHSAILEVAVESYKRLFGVDAKVKAIHAGLECGLFLDKYPTLDMISFGPTLTGVHSPDERMLIPTVEKFWIHLLDILSHVPAKK from the coding sequence ATGGAAAAAAAAGACTTAAAGCCGACTGGCGTATTCAAGTATTTCGAAGAAATCTGCCAAGTGCCACGCCCTTCGAAGAAGGAAGAGAAAATGATTGCCTACCTAAAGGCATTCGGAGCAAAACATAACCTGGAAACCAAGGTGAACGAAGCCGGCAACGTATTGATTAAAAAACCCGCTACTCCGGGAAAGGAAAATCTTCAAACCGTCGTATTGCAATCACATATCGACATGGTGTGCGAAAAGAACAATGACGTTCAACATGACTTCCTCACCGATCCCATCGAAACGGAAATTGACGGTGAATGGCTGAAAGCCAAAGGCACTACCCTTGGAGCCGACAACGGTATCGGTGTAGCTACCGAACTGGCTATTCTGGCTGACGACAGCATTGAACATGGTCCGCTGGAATGTCTGTTTACCGTAGACGAAGAAACCGGACTTACTGGAGCTTTTGCCCTGCAAGAAGGTTTTATGAGCGGTGATATTCTTCTGAACCTCGATTCGGAAGATGAAGGGGAAATCTTTATCGGCTGTGCCGGAGGTATTGACTCCGTTGCAGAATTTACTTATAAGGAAGTGGAAGTTCCTGCCGGATATTTCTTCTTCAAGGTGGAAGTGAAAGGTTTGAAAGGCGGTCACTCCGGTGGTGATATTCATTTGGGACGGGGAAATGCCAACAAAATACTGAACCGTTTCCTTTCACGCATGGCTGCCAGACACGATCTGTACCTTTGTGAAATCAACGGTGGTAACCTGCGTAACGCTATTCCCCGCGAGGCATACGCTATCTGTGCAGTTCCTGAAGATGCCAAACATGATGTCCGCACCGAACTAAATATCTTCACCAGCGAAATGGAAGACGAATTATCCGTTGTAGAGCCCGACTTAAAGCTGGTTCTCGAATCGGAAGCTCCCCGCAAAATGGCTATCGATCAGGATACCACTACCCGTTTATTAAAAGCTCTGTATGCAGCTCCTCACGGTGTATACGCCATGAGCCAGGATATTCCCGGACTGGTAGAAACTTCTACTAATCTGGCATCTGTCAAAATGAAGCCGAATCATGTCATCCGCATTGAAACCAGTCAGCGAAGCTCGATACTATCCGCACGCAACGATATGGCGAACACGGTTCGTGCCGTATTCCAACTGGCGGGAGCCAATGTTACGTTTGGCGAAGGTTATCCGGGATGGAAACCGAATCCCCACTCGGCTATCCTCGAAGTGGCAGTTGAATCTTACAAGCGCCTGTTTGGTGTAGACGCGAAAGTTAAAGCCATTCATGCAGGATTGGAATGTGGCCTGTTCCTTGATAAATACCCAACGCTGGATATGATCTCCTTCGGACCGACACTGACAGGTGTTCACTCGCCCGATGAACGGATGCTTATTCCTACTGTAGAAAAGTTCTGGATACATCTATTGGACATTCTGTCACATGTTCCTGCCAAGAAGTAA
- a CDS encoding endonuclease/exonuclease/phosphatase family protein produces the protein MFLPRSKRQINQQEEYGNSRKRTTVAMLFLTMNLIAVSFLAPSYVIAQDSHERQSYHATQASFQQEKIPFRVVSWNIENLFDTHHDSLKNDHEFLPDAMRHWNYSRYKKKLVDVARVITAIGEWSPPALVGLCEVENDTVLRDLTRRSPLKELSYRYVMTNSLDLRGIDVALLYQRDLFKLLSSRSISIPPLKQYHPTRDLLHVSGLLLTGDTLDVFVCHLPSRSGGAKESEPYRLYAAHILRMEVDSIMNIRSLPQVIIMGDFNDYPTNQSIRKILKAEAPPVTANNLASTTNPANNSTVAPSSLKLYHLLARKAKSKDFGSYKYRGEWGLLDHLIVSGALLNQSSHFFTSEEKANVCLLPFLLKDDEKYGDKEPFRTYKGMKYQGGISDHLPIYTDFELILY, from the coding sequence ATGTTCCTGCCAAGAAGTAAAAGACAGATAAATCAACAAGAAGAGTATGGTAACAGTCGAAAAAGAACAACTGTTGCCATGCTCTTTCTTACAATGAATTTAATAGCCGTAAGTTTCTTAGCTCCTTCTTATGTGATCGCACAAGATTCTCATGAAAGACAAAGTTATCACGCCACACAAGCCTCCTTTCAACAAGAAAAAATCCCTTTCCGCGTTGTAAGTTGGAACATAGAAAACCTGTTTGACACACACCACGACAGTCTGAAGAACGATCATGAATTTCTTCCCGACGCGATGCGTCATTGGAATTATAGCAGATATAAGAAAAAGCTGGTTGACGTTGCCCGTGTAATTACGGCTATTGGCGAATGGAGTCCGCCTGCATTGGTCGGACTATGTGAAGTAGAAAATGATACAGTACTTCGTGACCTGACCCGCCGTTCTCCTTTAAAAGAGCTTAGTTATCGTTATGTGATGACCAACTCCCTTGATTTAAGAGGAATTGACGTAGCCTTGCTTTATCAACGGGATTTATTCAAACTATTATCCTCTCGTTCCATTTCCATCCCTCCGTTGAAGCAATACCACCCGACAAGGGATTTGCTACATGTCAGCGGACTTCTACTGACAGGAGATACGCTCGACGTATTTGTCTGCCACCTCCCCAGCCGATCGGGTGGAGCCAAAGAATCGGAACCATATCGCTTATATGCAGCTCACATTCTGCGCATGGAAGTTGATAGTATTATGAATATTCGTTCTCTTCCGCAAGTCATTATTATGGGGGATTTCAACGATTACCCGACCAATCAATCCATTCGGAAAATACTAAAAGCCGAAGCGCCTCCTGTTACTGCCAATAACCTAGCCTCAACAACCAACCCCGCCAACAACTCAACAGTTGCCCCCTCCTCATTAAAACTATATCATCTACTCGCCCGGAAAGCAAAATCAAAAGACTTCGGTTCTTACAAATACCGTGGCGAATGGGGATTGCTCGACCACTTGATTGTTTCAGGCGCTTTATTAAATCAATCAAGTCACTTTTTCACCAGCGAAGAAAAAGCAAATGTGTGCCTTCTCCCCTTTTTACTGAAAGATGACGAAAAATATGGCGATAAAGAACCTTTCCGCACTTATAAAGGAATGAAATATCAAGGAGGCATCAGTGACCATCTTCCTATCTATACAGACTTTGAACTGATTCTATATTAA
- a CDS encoding ATP-binding protein produces MKYPIGIQSFDRLREDGFVYVDKTALVYSLVQTGSIYFLSRPRRFGKSLLVSTLACYFQGRKELFDGLAIADLEKDWLQYPIFRIDFNGGPYTQPGVLEATIEGYLGNWEDIYGKNLNYTTIGDRFKELLRRAYERTGQRAVVLIDEYDKPILDVLDTGTYTCNHVGEKLLLEDHHREILKSFYSTFKGADEYLKFVLLTGVTKFSQVSVFSGFNQPKDISMDERYESLCGITQEELEKYFAEPISRLATKYECTVEEMKNWLKRQYDGYHFSTNMTAIYNPFSILNAFDMNEIRDYWFATGTPTYLIRLLQHSSEQMNELTGKFYDPTMFIDYKADVEQPLPMIFQSGYLTIKEYNKKMGTYLLDFPNNEVRKGFLSVLAANYMKPKSKEVTSWITDAVMDLERGDTDAFRRSLTSFLASIPYDSHGSLKDIDITEKHFQYTFYLLLRLIGVYCIAIHCEDRQSYGRVDCTLEMEDYVYIFEFKMDGTAQEALEQIEKTGYAKPYLADKRKVIGIGVNFSSVTRTVEDWEEISVA; encoded by the coding sequence ATGAAATATCCTATTGGAATACAGAGCTTTGACCGCCTTCGTGAAGACGGTTTTGTTTATGTAGACAAGACTGCCTTAGTTTATAGCCTTGTGCAAACGGGTTCAATCTATTTCTTGAGTCGTCCCCGTCGTTTTGGGAAGAGTCTGTTGGTGAGTACACTTGCCTGTTATTTTCAGGGGCGGAAAGAACTTTTCGACGGACTGGCAATTGCCGACCTTGAAAAAGACTGGTTACAATATCCTATTTTCCGTATTGACTTTAACGGTGGGCCATACACCCAACCGGGAGTGCTCGAAGCAACTATTGAAGGGTATTTAGGCAATTGGGAAGACATCTATGGCAAAAATCTGAACTACACTACTATAGGTGACCGCTTCAAGGAACTGCTCCGCCGTGCTTATGAACGGACAGGACAGCGTGCGGTAGTACTGATTGATGAATATGACAAACCCATTCTCGATGTGTTGGATACCGGAACTTACACCTGCAACCATGTAGGAGAGAAACTTTTGCTTGAAGACCATCACAGGGAAATTCTGAAATCTTTTTATTCCACCTTCAAAGGAGCTGACGAATACTTGAAATTCGTTCTGTTGACAGGAGTTACGAAATTTTCACAAGTAAGTGTGTTCAGTGGCTTCAACCAACCAAAAGACATTAGTATGGATGAACGCTACGAATCACTATGCGGAATCACTCAAGAAGAATTGGAGAAATACTTCGCAGAACCCATCTCGCGATTGGCAACTAAATACGAATGTACGGTGGAGGAAATGAAGAACTGGTTGAAACGGCAGTACGATGGCTATCATTTTAGTACGAACATGACCGCCATCTATAATCCGTTTAGCATACTTAATGCCTTTGATATGAATGAAATCCGTGACTATTGGTTTGCCACCGGTACCCCGACTTATTTGATACGTCTGCTACAACACAGTAGCGAACAGATGAACGAACTAACAGGAAAATTCTACGACCCAACTATGTTTATAGACTATAAAGCGGATGTGGAACAGCCCCTACCAATGATTTTTCAAAGCGGATACCTCACAATCAAAGAATATAATAAAAAAATGGGAACTTATCTGCTCGATTTCCCAAACAACGAAGTACGGAAGGGATTCCTTTCCGTGTTGGCAGCCAATTATATGAAGCCGAAGAGTAAGGAAGTGACGAGTTGGATAACAGATGCAGTAATGGATCTTGAACGAGGTGATACAGACGCGTTCCGCCGTTCCCTCACCTCTTTTTTGGCAAGTATTCCTTATGACTCCCACGGCTCGTTGAAAGATATAGATATAACAGAAAAGCATTTTCAATATACTTTTTATCTATTGCTTCGACTGATAGGCGTATATTGCATCGCTATCCATTGCGAAGACCGCCAAAGCTACGGACGGGTGGATTGTACACTGGAGATGGAGGATTACGTCTATATCTTTGAATTCAAAATGGACGGAACGGCACAGGAAGCGTTGGAACAAATAGAAAAGACCGGCTACGCCAAGCCTTATCTGGCAGACAAGCGAAAAGTGATTGGTATCGGAGTGAACTTCTCATCCGTCACACGGACAGTAGAAGACTGGGAGGAAATTTCCGTCGCATGA
- a CDS encoding mechanosensitive ion channel family protein, which produces MLVVDLGKWMNEILINWGINPVVADRFDETIMALLMIVVAIVLNYLCQAILIGGMKQYTRRRPHQWNTLLMKRKVFHHLIHTIPAFLVYLLLPMALIRGKELLLISQKACVIYIIFSLLLAINGILLMIMDIYDGRESMKDRPMKGFIQVLQVLLFFVGGIVIIAIVVNKSPTTLFAGLGASAAILMLVFKDSILGFVAGIQLSANDMVRPGDWVTLPSGDANGIVQEITLNTVKIQNFDNTISTVPPYTLVSSPFQNWRGMTQSGGRRVMKNITLDLTTLQFCTSEMLDRYRKEIPLMADYQPEEGVVPTNSQVYRVYIERYLCSLPVVNQELDLIISQKEATMYGVPIQVYFFSRNKVWKEYERIQSDIFDHLLAMAPKFDLKVYQYSD; this is translated from the coding sequence ATGTTAGTAGTAGATTTAGGAAAATGGATGAATGAAATCCTCATCAACTGGGGAATAAATCCGGTAGTTGCCGATCGTTTTGATGAGACTATTATGGCTTTGCTGATGATAGTGGTTGCTATCGTTCTGAATTACCTCTGCCAAGCGATTCTTATCGGAGGTATGAAACAGTATACGAGGCGGAGACCTCATCAATGGAACACGTTGTTAATGAAACGCAAGGTATTTCATCATTTGATTCATACGATCCCGGCTTTTCTGGTTTATTTGTTGTTGCCAATGGCTTTAATCCGTGGAAAAGAGTTGTTGCTGATTTCCCAGAAAGCGTGTGTCATTTATATAATTTTCTCTTTACTATTGGCTATTAATGGAATTCTGTTGATGATAATGGATATCTATGACGGAAGAGAATCGATGAAAGACCGTCCGATGAAAGGCTTTATTCAGGTGTTGCAGGTGCTTCTTTTCTTTGTAGGCGGAATTGTAATTATCGCTATTGTCGTGAATAAGTCTCCGACTACTTTGTTTGCGGGATTGGGTGCTTCGGCGGCTATTTTAATGCTAGTATTCAAAGATTCCATACTAGGTTTTGTGGCGGGTATCCAGCTTTCTGCCAACGATATGGTTCGTCCGGGGGACTGGGTGACGCTCCCTTCCGGTGACGCAAACGGTATTGTACAGGAGATAACGCTGAATACAGTAAAGATTCAGAATTTTGATAATACCATTTCCACCGTTCCTCCTTATACATTAGTGAGCAGTCCTTTTCAGAATTGGCGGGGAATGACACAGTCGGGAGGACGGCGGGTGATGAAGAATATAACATTGGATTTGACTACACTTCAATTCTGTACCTCGGAAATGCTGGACCGTTACCGGAAGGAGATCCCATTAATGGCGGATTATCAGCCGGAAGAAGGAGTCGTTCCTACCAATTCCCAAGTGTACAGGGTATATATCGAACGCTATTTGTGTAGCCTGCCTGTGGTCAATCAGGAGTTGGATCTGATTATCAGTCAGAAAGAAGCTACGATGTACGGAGTACCTATTCAGGTTTATTTCTTCTCCCGCAATAAGGTGTGGAAAGAATACGAGCGTATTCAGTCGGACATCTTCGACCATTTGCTGGCAATGGCTCCCAAGTTTGACTTGAAGGTTTATCAGTATTCGGATTAA
- a CDS encoding nucleotidyltransferase family protein yields MKAMIFAAGLGSRLKPLTDTMPKALVPIAGRPMLEHVILKLKAAGFTEIVINIHHFGEQILDFLKANENFGLIIHISDERDLLLDTGGGVKKARSFFENSDEPFLIHNVDILSDVNLKDLYDYHLQSGAVATLLASQRKTSRYLLFDTDKRLCGWINKDTEQVKPEGFQYDPSLYQEYAFSGIHVLSPAIFQWMTSPCWEGKFSIMDFYLATCRQVNYSGCLTEKLHLIDIGKPETLAKATDFLYQKAK; encoded by the coding sequence ATTTGCAGCCGGTTTGGGTAGCCGGCTGAAGCCGCTCACCGATACCATGCCGAAGGCTTTGGTTCCCATAGCCGGACGTCCGATGTTGGAACATGTGATTTTAAAACTGAAAGCTGCCGGATTCACAGAAATAGTGATTAACATCCATCATTTTGGCGAACAGATACTTGACTTCTTGAAAGCCAATGAGAATTTTGGACTTATCATACATATTTCCGACGAACGCGACCTGTTGCTCGACACCGGTGGGGGAGTTAAGAAAGCCCGTTCTTTCTTTGAAAATTCCGATGAACCTTTCCTGATACACAATGTAGATATTCTTTCAGACGTGAATCTGAAAGATTTATATGACTACCATCTACAAAGCGGTGCTGTTGCCACTTTGCTTGCCAGCCAACGTAAAACCTCCCGTTATCTTCTTTTTGATACAGACAAGAGACTTTGCGGATGGATAAACAAGGATACGGAACAGGTGAAACCGGAAGGTTTTCAGTATGATCCTTCTCTTTATCAAGAATATGCATTCAGTGGAATCCATGTTCTTTCGCCCGCCATTTTTCAATGGATGACTTCTCCCTGTTGGGAGGGTAAATTCTCTATTATGGATTTTTATCTTGCCACATGCCGGCAAGTAAACTATAGTGGTTGCTTGACAGAAAAGTTGCACCTGATTGATATTGGTAAACCGGAAACATTAGCGAAAGCAACAGACTTCTTATATCAAAAGGCGAAATAA